AGCCTTGGCGCGGCCCAGGCCGTGCTCGCCGGAGATCGCTCCGCCCAATTCCATTGCGAGAGCGAAGATGTCGGTTAGCAGCTGCTTGCGCGTGTCGGGGTCTTTGCAGAAGATCGCCAGGTGCACGTTGCCGTCGCCGGCGTGACCACAGCCCGCCGCACCGCCGCCGGCCGCCGTCGCCAGGCCGCGCACGGCCTCGAGGAACTTCGGCATGGCCCCGCGCGGCACGACGGTATCGATCAGGTCGTCGGCGCCGATCGCCTTCAATGTCCAGAACGCGTTCTCGCGCGCCTCGATCAGCTTGCGTGCCGAACCGCCTTCCAGCACATAGGCATCGACGGCGCCCAGCTCGGCGAGCAGCTCACCGGCCCGCTCGACATCCTCGTCGAGTCGGTCCGCGGTCCGGTTCTCAAGTCCCACAACGAGATACGCCTGACAGCTGTCGCGGATCTTGTCCGGGATACCGAGTTCGAGGTTCTGCGTGTGCACGAGCGCGGCCATCGTCAGATTGTCGATGTATTCAAGGATGTAGGGCCCCAGGCCGCTGGCGATGACCTGCGGCACCGCCTCCATGACCTGGTCGAAATCGGCGAACGGCGCGAGCACGGTGGCGCTGTGGTCAAGGCGCGGATGCAGCTTGACGATCACCTCGGTGGCCAACGCGAGCGTGCCTTCGGAGCCGACGATGAGTTGGGTCAGGTCGTAGCCGGTGGACACCTTGGCGATCTTGCCGCCGGTGCGGATGATCTCGCCGGTCGGCAGCACCGCCTGCAGCCCCAGCACGTTGTGGCGGGCGATCCCGTATTTGACCGCGCGCATGCCGCCGGCGTTGGTCCCGACGTTGCCGCCGACGCTGGACGACAGCTCGCCGGGCTGGACCATGTAGCGCAGGCCTGCTGCTGCGGTGGCGGCGTCGAGCTCGGTGAGCGTCACGCCGGGTTGGACGACGGCGACCTGATTGGTGGTGTCGACCTCGAGGACGTTATTCATGCGTTCGAACGAGATGACCAGCCCGTCTTTGCTCGGCATCGCCGCACCCGACAAGCCGGTCCCGGATCCGCGAGCCGTCACCGGAACCTGGTGCTCCGTAGCCACTTTCAGCAGCTGGGCCACCTCTTCGGCGGTGGCCGGTTTGGCAACGTACGCCGGACGCTGCGGCGGATGATTCAGCTCCTCGTCGTGCCAATAGTCGTCGGGGATGGCGTCGCCTTCGAGGAGGTTGTGGGTTCCGACGATTTCGGCGAGGCGGTTCGCGATGTCGCTCATTGCGGATTTTCTAGCAGTCGCAAGGGGTGCAGGCCGTCGACCGCGCCGACGAACGGCGGATGGATGCTGTAGCCGATCATGCGTTGGATGTCGGCGGAGAGCCGTCGCGCGACGTCCTGCGGCACCGACAGTGTGAAGGCCTCCATCGTCCGCAGCCAGGGTTGGCAGTACTGGGCGGTGACGGCAAGCCGTGACTGGTCGGTGGTGTTGGCGCCGCCGCCGTGCCAGAGCGTTCCGACGAAGAAGACGCAGGAGCCGGCGGGCATGACGACGGGCATTGAAGTGTCGTCGGGCCCGGGCGGGCGGGCGGGCCAACGATGGCTGCCGGGGAAGACCACGGTCGAGCCATTGTCGGCGGTGAAGTCGTCGATCGCCCAGATGGTCGCGGCGGCCAATGGGTCTCGCGGCCGGGAAATCGGGTAGAACCCGTCGTCATGGTGAGGCAGCTGCGCGGACTCGCCGGGCTGAATGTTGATGGCCTGCAACGCCGAAAGCAGATAGTTGGGCATCAGCAGCCGATCGAGCACCGCCAGCACGCGCGGATGCTCGACCAGCCGGTCGCACTGGCGGGTCCGGCTCAGCACGCTGTAGATGCGCTGGGTGCGTCGTCCTTCGAAGGCGTTGCGCCCGGTGTGCTCCAGCCACGGTGTGACGGTATCGCGGATTTGCCGGCATTCGTCGGCGCTGAGCAGGTTCTCCCAGATGACATAGCCGTCGCGATCGAGGGCCGCCATGTCGGCGTCGACGATCGCGGAGTCGACGGAAGCGCCGCTGCTCGGTGTCCATTTGTGCCGGCCCGCCAGGTCGTTCTTGAGGTCGTCCAGCGTCGTGACGGGGTCGTCCATGTCTCCGACAGTGGACCTGCTTTGACCGCTGGTCAAGGAGGCCGCGCGGGGTGGCGCGACGTTTCAGTTTCGGGATCTCGGGTTAAACCAGGAGACTGCCATCAATTGCGGAACCGAACGGCGGGATCGACCTGAAGCTCGACGGTACTCAGCGTCACCGCGCCCAGGACACTGACGGGGTGCCCACTTCCACGGGCGCGGTTGTCGTCGGCGGTCGCTACGAACTGCGCGGTCTGCTTGGTCGCGGCGCGATGGCCGAGGTGCGCGACGGATGGGATATGAAATTGAGCCGCCCCGTCGCGGTCAAGCTGCTCTATCCCGGGGCAAATGCTCGGCCGGACAGCCGTCCCCGGTTCGAGATGGAGGCGCGGGCGGCCGCGCAGCTGACCGGTCGGCACGTCGTGGTGGTCCACGACGTGGGGGAGCACGACGGGTTGCCGTTCATCGTGATGGAGCGGCTGCCGGGAATGTCGCTGGCCGACCACATCGCGCGGGGGCCGCTGCCGGTGCCGTTCGTCCATGCCGTCCTCGACGGGGTTCTCGACGCGCTTGCCGAGGCGCACAACATCGGCATTCTGCACCGCGACGTCAAGCCGGGCAACATCTTGTTCACCGCCGCCGGCGAACCCAAGCTCGCCGATTTCGGCATCGCCAAGACATCCGGCGCTGCTTACACGCGGGCCGGCGAAATCATCGGCAGCATGGCCTATTTGAGCCCCGACCGGCTGGCCGCCAAGCCGGCCACGGTGGCCGACGACCTGTATGCGCTCGGCGTGGTGGGGTATGAGGCGATGACCGCCCGGCGGCCGTTTCCGCAGGAGGACCTCGGTCCGTTGGCCCACGCGATTCTGCACGAGTCGCCGCCGCCGATTGCCGCGCTGCGCCCGGATGTGCCACCGAACCTTGCCGCCACGGTCGAACGGGCGATGGCGCGCGACCCGGCATGGCGATTCGAGCATGCCAACGCGATGCGAGCCGCGCTGACCGGCGTGTTTCCCCTGCCGTCTCCCGTGCGGGTGCCCACTCGGGTCATGCAGGCGCCGCTGCCCGCGCTGACGGGCTACACCCCCGCGGGCCCCGGCCCGTCGCGACGCAAACTGTGGATCGCGGCGATTATCGCCTTGTTCGTGCTGGGGTTCATCTTGCTCATGATCGACCCGCCGTTCGCGTCGACGCCGCCGGCGCCGGTCAACACAACGACGCCCACGCCGCCACCGACGACCACCAGCCTCACCACCACCACACCGAGCAGCAGCCTCGAGGAACCGCCGCCGCCACCGCCGAAGCGGCCGAAGAAGCACAAAGGCGGCGAAGGACCCTGAGCGTCGCTTAGCCGCGCCTGGTTCCGGGCGTGAACGTAACCGGCAGCTTGCTCAGGCCCGTCATGCTCGGGTTGCCCAAATATTGATGGGCGTTTTGGGAGTCGACCCGGTAGTCGGGGATGCGGTCGAGGACCGCCTTGACCATCACCTCGGACATCAGTCGCGCCAGGTGCGAGCCAATGCATCTGTGGGGTCCGAGCCCAAAGGCTAAGTGGCGGTTAGGGCTTCGGTCCAGGATGACGTCGTCGGGATTGTCGAATTCTTTTTCGTCGTGGTTCGCCGAGACCCAGCTGATGATGAGCCGATCGTTCTTCTTCAGCTGTTGGCCGTTGAGCTCGACGTCTTTGGTGACCGTGCGGCTCAGCGAGCGGTTGACGGTGAAGTAGCGCAGGAATTCGTCGGTGGCGGTGCGGTAGAGCTCGGGGTGGTTTATCAGTTGTTGTCTGAGTTCCGGGTGCGTGCCGAGGTGTTTGAGCGTGAGCGCGGTTTGCGAGGTGGTGGTGTCGACACCGCCGGCGATCAGGTTCCAGAGGATGTTGAGCAGCTGTTCGTCGGTGAGGTGCTGCCCGTCGAACTCGAATTGAATCAGGAAGCTGGTCAAGTCTTCTCGTTTATCGGCGCGTCGTTGCGCGGCGTGCTGCAGGACTTCTTCCATCATGGCCGGGACTTTGCCGATGGCTTCGGCGTATTCGGGGCTGTCTTGCGGGACCGCCATGACGTTGTGGAACATGCTGGCGTAGATGTGCCAGTTGTCGAGCGGCAGGCCCATCAACTTCATCGTGAGGATGGCCGGCACCGGGCTGGCGTAGTCGAGCACCAGATCCATCTCGCCGTTTTCGATGTGCTTGTCGAGGAACTGGTGGGCTTTTTCCTCCATGAACGGCTTCATCTTTTCGACGGCGCCGGGGGAGAAGAACGGGGCGAGTGCGTGCCGAAGGGCCAGGTGATAGGGGCCGTCTATTTCACCGATACCGAGCGCCGGCTGACCCTCGGGGCGCGGGACGCCCATTTCGCCTTGGTAATCGACGCCGTCTTCCGAGTTCGGTTCGTACTTGTGGGCGAAGGTGTCGCCGTCCCTTGCCGTCGTGCTCACGGCGTCGTAGCTGCTCAGATACCAGAAGCCGTCGTATTTCGTGTTCCACGCGACCGGACACTTTTGCCTGAGATCGGCGTTGACGGTGTCCTGGTTGAGGTTGAACTCGTCGGAGTGATGGTCGAAGTCGACTATCGCGTCTGCTGCGACGCCGGGGCGGTGAGTCAATGGGTTGCCTTCCTGGCTATCTTTGCATTATTACGCTTTTGGGCCGGGCGACTGAAGTAGGAGCAATGACTAGCTACCGAACGACCTTCAATCACGTGGGCTTATGCGTCGCGGATACCGAGCGGTCGCGCCGGTTTTACGAGGAAGTGCTCGGTTTCCAGTACTGGTGGGAGCTCGAACCGCCGGACAACATGACGGCGCAGGTGGTGCAGCTTCCCGAGCCGCTCGGCGTGAAGGCGACGTATCTGGTGCGCGATGGCTTTGTGCTGGAGTTGATCGATTACTCCAAGCGGCAGGTGCACGCCGGGCCGACGCGCGTCATGGATGAGGTTGGGCTGACCCACATTTCGCTGTCGGTGTCCGATCTGGGAGCCGTGTTGGCGAAGGTTCCGCAGTTCGGGGGATCTGTGGTCGAGGAGGCGGTGTCGGAAATGATGGGCATCATCCGCGACCCCGATGGGCAGATCATCGAGTTGGTCACGGATGGATGGCTGGCGGCGCTACCGCCGAAGCCGTAGTGCGAGACGGCTGCTCAAACGCGCCCGCTCTCGAGCCCCCAATCACCTGCTGATACGCGGCTAAACGCTTTCACGCGACTGTGAACTGCCGATAGCGGAAAGCCAACCGCCTGGGGTCCGGCCGCTCGGTTCGCTTTGCTGGGAGTTTCATCAGCCTGCGTCCATGATGGTGCTGCAACCCATGTCTCAGCATCGGGCCATCGATCTCATCGAGGAGTCGATCGCGGATCTCGACGACGAGGTCTGGCCGGATAGCAAGAATGTTGTTGTCGTAGGCCGCGTGGTGAATTTTGCACAAAGCCAAGCCATTTGCTATGACGGGCTCGCCCATTGGACCGGCGACGCTATCGGGAACTATATGCGCAGCGTCGAGGAGCTCGCGATGATGCAGGTTGCAAACCGCGCACCTACTTTCGTAGGCCAGCATGACTTGGCTCGCAAAGACGGGCTGGTGAAGTCGACGCTTCGTCTCGGCCAAAAGGTAGCGACGCAATGCCGATTCCATCGGCGAGTCCACATCGACTCCCAATTGCTCGGCCGTCAACGCCATAACGAATTGTGCTTCGCTCTGCTCCTCCGCTAACAAAAAGACGGGAGCGACTACGTTGAATTGGCCGGGTGCGACTCCAACGAACCAAATGAGTGGAGCTCCGAGGCGGACCGCATTTCTCAAACTTTCGTTCTCGGTAGTTCCCAGTTGATCACGCCGGAGCTTATACCGGTGCAAGCCGTCCGTTCCCGTCGAGTCTTCATAGGGGCGTACGCCTCCCTTGGGAAAAACCGTCAGAATGGACAACGCCGTCGACCAACCCGAAGGCTTACGAATCCCACGCCCCCGGTCAATGAGCGGAAATCGGGTGTCGCCGATATGGAAGTCGTTGGCCAGCGCATCACGACTGATCGGCACCGTACCACCGAGGGAACGCTGGTGAACCCATTCGATGGCAAGGGCACGCACGGTATCTTCGCTGACTGCCGCGACCACTCCGCCATTCTGCAGCTTGGGAGCCGCTCATACTGGCATACGAGCGTGACAGTCGACGGCATGTGATGCTCGTTTGCGCGCCACGCCAGCTCGTGGTCACGCAACAGTGTCTGGTGCGAGCGCGGGCCACGCTACGCCGCAGGTTCAAGCAGCAAATTTCATCCCGCTGCTATGACGCGATTTCTGCGCGCCTTCGGTGGCTGGGTATGAAAACGGCAACTCGATGACGCCCGTCGAGTGACCCTCCCGAGGTGATACCGGCATCGGCGGCAGAGAACCGTCGGGAGACTCGGGGGATGACGCATATGGTTCGTTCGGTACTCGTCGGGGCTGCAATATTGATGGGAGCCCTTACCTGTGCGCCGCCTATCGCGAGCGCCAAGCCCATAGTCGTGGCCCCTCTTTCGCCATTGCGCCCGCTCCCGTCGTGCGGCGGCTACGTCAACGTCGATGGGAATTGCGTACCATCTCCGGACCACACACGGAGCAATCTTCCCGACGGGGATGGCACATACAGCCACTCCCAACACAAGCAAGGGTCCGGCTCATGGCACGGCGGCACCGGTCGGTCGAAGTAAGTCCTGCTCACCTCGCAGTTACGCGCGCAGCCAGTGGCACTTGACGCAAGTCCAAAGCCCGAGGGCGGGATGTATCCCGAAGGAGGATCAGGATTGGCACCGGCCTGCTGACTCCTCCCGGCTGTGCTGTGATGTTGCTAAGGACGATCACGTCAGGAGCAGCGGGTGGCGCTATCCGAATACGAGCAGGAACAGCTCGCGAAGGTCACCGCGCATAAGGAGCGTGTCCTCGGTCGTAAGTCACGCCGACTCCTGCCGTTCGATGTCAGAGGCATTGGTCCCGGGCTGGTCAACAAGCTGGTGAAGGCGCCAGGAGTCAAAACGGTGACCGAACCCGTCGTGTCCGTGGTGGACGCAACGGCCGAGGGTGTCGGCAAGGTTATGAGTAGGACCAGTCAACTCACGACGTCGGATACTCGCGTCGTCAGTGCGTACGCGAAAAAGGGGCACGCAGTACAAAACCTCGACGACATCGGGAAGCTCGACCTGAAGACCATCGACGACGTGGCGTCCTTCACGCTCCTGCATCACGCCTACTCACTATCGGCAGCCGCAGAAGGTGCAGCAGCCGGCCTCGTCATCAGCGGCGGCGAGGCGGTGACAGCCGCGGGGGCGGCGGCAACTGCTGGAGCCGCGGCCGTTCCCGGATTGGGCGCGGTCGCGACGGCGATGGGTGTCGATGCCGCAGCGTTGTTGACCGCGTGCACAGGAGTGGTGGCTCAGCATGCGCTCTATTACGGCTACGACCCGCGTGAACCCGCCGAAGAGATATTCATGATGCAAGTGATCGGGTTGGGATTGGCAGGCTCGGTAGCGGCGAAAGCCGCTGCCTACCAACAGCTTGCAACCTTGACCGAGAGCCTTGCTCGCGACAAGGCCTGGCAGGAACTCGACCAACAGACATTCGCCAAAGTGGTTCAGAAGTTCGCCGTGAACTTCGCCGAGTCGCTGGCGACCAAAAAGCTCGGTCAGCTGGTGCCCGTCATCGGAGTCGGTATCGGCGCAGCCCTGAACTGGAAGGCGGTCAACGCGATTGCCGATGCTGCCTATTGGGCGTACCGCGAGCGCTTCTTGTACGAAAAGGGCGGCGAAGTCGACTCCATCGCAATTAATGTCGATCGCGCCGAAGATGATCTACCGGCGATTGATGTTGTCGACATCCTGAAGTCGGAAGGCGTCCACCCCGGCGAGTGAAAGGACGGACGCGTTGGACCCCATTGCTGTGGCAGACGCAATTGCGGCCGAGGCGCATGCGGGCCAGGTCGACAAGGCCGGCATGCCCTACGTGGGACACGTCCGCCGGGTGGCGTCCTACGTCGATCCGACCAACACCGAGGCCGTGGTTGCGGCCTTGCTGCACGACGTCATCGAGGACACCGACATCGACGCGGCGGAACTGAGCGATCGCGGCATTCCGCAGGCGGCAATCGACGCGATCGAGCTGCTCACCCGCCGCAGCGACCAGCCGTCGGCCAGTTACTACCAGCGCATCAGCGAGCACCCGACCGCCCGGGAAGTGAAGCTCGCGGATCTGGCCGACAACACCGACCCCGAACGCATGGCGACCCTGACCGAGTCCGACCGTGCCCGACTGACAAATAAGTACGCGGGCGCCTACGCCGCGCTCGGCGCCGACTTCGACGACGGTACCCGGCGCAGATCGCTTGCGGTGCAATGAATTTAGTTGTCGACGTATGGCGCGATCGTGTCCACGAGCGCGTTGACGGCGCCGGTTTGGGACTCAGTGGAAGCCAGATGCAGCGTCCACGTCAGCGGCGGGCTGAGCGGTATGACCTGCTGTTGGCAGTTGATGACGGCCACTTCCCGGCGCGGATCGGCGGCCGAGTTCTGTCGTACCCTGCTGCGATGATGGGGTCATGTCTCGGACCGCATCGTCTAGCGCCGTTGTATCGCGTCCCGATGAGCGGCTTGAGGTGTTGTTCGACGAGTTGGCGGAGTTGACCGGTCAGCGCAACGCCATCGACGGGCGCATCGTGGAGATCGCCGCCGATATAGATCGCAACGAGCTGTGCGGCGTCACCGGCGCGCGGTCGGTGGCGGCGCTGATGGCCTGGAAGACCGGCTCATCATCGGCAAACGCCCACACGATCGCCACCGTCGCGCACAAGCTGGCGGAGTTTCCCCGCTGCGCACAGGGCATGAAGGAGGGGCGACTGTCGCTGGATCAGGTCGGGGTGATCGCGGCGCGGGCGGGCGAGGGATCCGATGAGCACTATGCGGAGCTGGCCGCGGTGGCGACGGTCAGCCAGTTGCGCACCGCGGTCAAGCTGGAACCGCGACCCGAACCCGATTCTGCCCGGCAAAGCCCGCAGGCCTCGATCACCCAGACCTCCGACGAGGAGTTCACGTGTTGGCGGATCAAACTTCCGCACCTGGACGCGGCGAAATTCGACGCGGCACTGGCGTCTCATCGTGATGCGCTGTTGGCCGAGTGGAAGCACGACCACGACAATGGTGACCGCGGCTGCGATCAGGTGCCGCCGTTGCCGGGCACTGTCGAGGCGTTTATGCGCCTGGTCGAGACGGGTTGGGACGCCGAGGCGGCCCGCCGGCCACACGGGCAGCACACCACTGTGGTGGTGCACCTCGATGTGGAGCAGCGCGCCGCGGCGCTGCATTTGGGTCCGTTACTCACCGACGCCGAACGCCGCTACCTGACCTGTGATGCCAACGGTGAAGTCTGGTTCGAACGGAACGGCGAGGTCATCGGCGCCGGGCGAGCGACCCGGGTGGTCAACCGGCGGCTTCGGCGTGCGCTCGAGCACCGCCATCCCACGTGCGCGGTTCCCGGGTGTGGCGCCACCCGCGGTCTACACGCACACCACATCCGCCACTGGGAAGACGGCGGCCCCACCGAGTTGGCCAACCTGGTCTTGGTGTGCCCGTATCACCATCGGTTGCACCATCGGGGCGTTATCACCATCAACGGAACCGCAGACGATCTCATCATCACCGACAGCTCCGGCCGACCGCTGCGCGCAGGATCGCTCGCGCGCCCGCCCAACCGTCCCCTGCCCGATGTCTCGCCGTGTCCCGGTCCCACCGGCGAACGCGCCCAGTGGTGGTGGTATCAACCCTTCCAGCCGCAACCACCACCAACAACCAACTAGGTAGCTCACCGCCGGTCATGACCAGCACCGGATCAACGCTCAAACGGGTTGGGGCATCAAGAAATTCGTTCGCGATACGCGCAGCAACTGCATCGTGAAATTCAACGTTGACAGCCTTGTCTGGCACCCGCGTTCGCTAGAGCCGGCGTGCTCGAATGCGACCACGTTGCCGTCGAGCAGCGGGCACCCCCAACGCACCCGCACTGGGACCCGCACCGACGCCCCGCGTCGCGCGATGAAGTAAATGCCCCCACCCGACGTCCGGCAAAATCGTGAGCCGCGCAGCGTTCACGGCAAGGGACCCATTCCCGGCCGAACTCGCACCGGACGGGCCCGGGACCGCGGACAATTCGACAGCTAAAGTGACCATCAGCTCTCAGGAGGACACAAGAATGCGGGCCTTGCGTTTCGACACGTTCGGTGACCCCTCCGTCCTGCACATTGCGGATCTGCCCGAGCCGACGGCAACGGCGCGGGAAGCGGTCATCCGCGTCGAGGCCGCCTCAGTCAACCCTTCCGATGTGAAAAACGTTGCCGGACTGATGGACTGGACGGTGCTGCCGCGCACCCCCGGACGCGACTTCGCCGGGGTGGTCGTCGGTGGCCCACCCGGATGGGAAGGTGCCGAAGTGTGGGGCACCGGCGGCGACGTCGGCTTCACCCGCGACGGCTCACACGCCGAGCTCATCAAGGTGCCCGTCGAAGCGCTGGCGCGCAAGCCCGAGCGGCTGAGCTTCGAGGAGGCCGCCACCGTCGGCGTCAACTTCGTCACCGCGTGGGCCGGCGCGGTCGAGACGGCACGACTCGCTAAAGGCGAAACGATCGCCATCTTCGGAGTCTCCGGGGGAGTGGGCGGCGCCGTCGCGCAGATCGCACACGCGCTCGGCGCCCGGGTGATCGGCGTGGGCCGACGCAAACCCGACCCGGAAACCCCCGCCGCCACAGTCATCGACGAATTCGTCGTCCTCGATGATGACGCCGCCGCGGAGATCCGACGCATCACCCAAGGCAATGGCGTCCAAGTCGTGTACGACGCGGTCGGCGGGGTCACCACACAGGCCGCGCTGGCTTCGCTCGCCCGGCGCGGCCGGCTGGTCATCATCAGCGCCGTGGGCTCGCCAAAGGTCGAGATCGACATAAGGGCGTTGTACCGCAACGAAACCCGCATCCTGGGCGTCGACAGCGGCAAACTCAGCGTCGTTGACTGCGCGCAGCTACTGCGGAAGATGTTGCCCTACTTCGAATCCGGCGAGTTTCGGCCCCGACCCATCGTCGCCCGCCACGACCTCGACGACAGCACAGCAGCCTATAACGCGGTCGCCAGCCACATTCCGGGCCGCGTCGTGATCAAACCTTAAGAGAGGCAACCACAATGGCAACCGATCTGACCGAACACACCATCACCGACGAAGTGTTGAAGACCTTCGACACGTCCACCGACGAACGTTTCCGCCAACTCTTCCGGAGCCTGGTGCAGCACCTACACGACTTCGCCCGCGAGGTGCGGCTGACCGGAGACGAGTGGTTCACCGCGATGGACTTCATCGAACGGCTCGGCAAAATCTCCAGCCCCACCCGCCAGGAGGTGGTGCTGCTCTCCGACATCCTCGGCCTGTCGATGCTGCTGGACAAGATCAACGAGCAGACCGGCGGATCGTCCACCGACTCGGCGCTGCTCGGCCCGTTCTTTGTCAAAGGTCGTCCGACCGCACCCAATGGCGCCGACATCGCCAATGGTGTTGCGGGAACACCGATGTTCATGACCGGCCGGGTCGTCGACGAACAGGGCAGGCCGATCGCCGGCGCGCAGGTGGACACCTGGCACAGCGATGGCACCGGCTTCTATGACGTGCAAATGACCGAACCACTGCACGGCGAATTCGCCATGCGCGCGCTGCTGACCACGGATCACAACGGCAAGTTCTGGTATCGCTCGATCACGCCGCGCTACTACCCGGTGCCCACCGACGGCCCGTGCGGGGAAATCCTGCGTGCGGCCAACCGATCCGTGATGCGACCCCAACATGTGCACTTCTGGTTCCACGCCGACGGCTACCAACCACTGATCACGCAGCTGTTCCTCAAGGACGACCCCTACATCGATTGCGATGCCGTGTTCTCGGCGCAGGAGTCCCTGAAAGCCGATTTCGTGGGCCACGAACCCGGGATCGCGCCGGACGGAACGACAGTCGACGAACCCTTCGTCACGCTGGACTGGACGTTCACGCTCGCGGCACAGTGAAACGATGACACGAATCGCGCTCGCCGACCTTGACCAGCAGCCGCAGCCCATCCGCGAGTGGGCCGCCCGTCGCGGCAACCTCAACGTCTTCCGGCTACTCGCCAACGCGCCCAACGTATTTCCCGGGTGGACACAACAGATGGACGAGCTGTACGCCAGCCCGACCTTCAGCGCGCGGATGCGCGAAGTGATCGTCCTACGCGTGGCCAACCTGCAGGGCTGCGCCTACGAACTTGCGCAGCACCTCCCGCTGGGCCGCGCCGCCGGGCTGACCGAACACCAGCTCGAGGCACTGGCCAACGGCGACCTCGACGACGCCGGCTTCAGCGTCGACGAACGCGCGGCACTCGACGTCGTCACCGAGTTGTGCACCACCCACCATCTTCGCGACGAGTCCTTCGCCGCGGCCCAGGCCGTCTTCGGCGACGCGGCGCTGACGGAATTGCTCACGCTCGTCGGCTGCTACTACGGGCTGGCGCTGGTGCTCAACGCGGTCGATCTGGAGATCGACGCCCCGGTTCGCGAAGGCGAAGTCGAATGACGCGGATCCCGTATCGTCGGCCAGAGGACATGAACGAGCAAGCTCGCGAATTGACCTTGGAGCGCGGCAATCTCAACGTCTATCGAACGATGGCGAACGCCGAGAACGTGTACACCGGCTGGATGATGGCCGGCCGTGGTGGCCTGACGAGTCCGGTGGTGCCGCGGCGGCTGCGCGAATTGGTAACGCTGCGCACCGCCTATCTGATGGACAGCGCCTACGAACTCGGCCAGCACCGAGACGTCGCGCTCGAAGGTGGCGTCACCGCCGACGAGATCACCGTCGTCACCACCGCGTCCGATTGGGAGACAGGCTATTTCGAGGGAACCGAACTCGCGGTCTTGCAGCTGACCACCGAACTTGTCAGCACGCGCGCCGTCCAGGCCCCGCTCTTCGATCAGGTGCAGACGGCACTGGGGCCGGAGGCCACCGTCGAAGTACTGATGATTATCAGCAGATACGCGGGCCTGGCGCTGATGCTCAATGCGCTCGACGTCGACCTCGACGACACCGCGCGGCTGCCGCCGCTGCCAATTGACGGGCGGGACTAATTTTCCACAAGTCTAACGATGCGGACCTTATTGCCCGTAACGTTGGACGACGTGGCCGCGCGTAAGCGCTCGACGCGCCTGTCAGCCGACGACTGGCTGCAGGCCGGCTACACCTTGCTCGCCGAGGAGGGGGCGCGCGCCCTCAAGATCGAACGCCTCTGCCAACAAGTCGGCGCCACCCGCGGCAGCTTCTACTGGCACTTCGAGGACATGGACGGCTACCGCGGCGCACTTGTCGACTCGTGGAACGCGTTCCGCGAGGAGGATCGGCAAATCCTGGCCGAGATCGACACGCTTCCGCCCCGGGAACGCTTGTCCGCCATGATGATTTCCTTGGTCAGGCCGCAACACTGGATGCTCGAACGCGCGATGCGGGAGTGGGCCCGCACCGATCAAACCGC
This window of the Mycobacterium sp. 050128 genome carries:
- a CDS encoding EcsC family protein, encoding MALSEYEQEQLAKVTAHKERVLGRKSRRLLPFDVRGIGPGLVNKLVKAPGVKTVTEPVVSVVDATAEGVGKVMSRTSQLTTSDTRVVSAYAKKGHAVQNLDDIGKLDLKTIDDVASFTLLHHAYSLSAAAEGAAAGLVISGGEAVTAAGAAATAGAAAVPGLGAVATAMGVDAAALLTACTGVVAQHALYYGYDPREPAEEIFMMQVIGLGLAGSVAAKAAAYQQLATLTESLARDKAWQELDQQTFAKVVQKFAVNFAESLATKKLGQLVPVIGVGIGAALNWKAVNAIADAAYWAYRERFLYEKGGEVDSIAINVDRAEDDLPAIDVVDILKSEGVHPGE
- a CDS encoding HD domain-containing protein encodes the protein MADAIAAEAHAGQVDKAGMPYVGHVRRVASYVDPTNTEAVVAALLHDVIEDTDIDAAELSDRGIPQAAIDAIELLTRRSDQPSASYYQRISEHPTAREVKLADLADNTDPERMATLTESDRARLTNKYAGAYAALGADFDDGTRRRSLAVQ
- a CDS encoding HNH endonuclease signature motif containing protein gives rise to the protein MSRTASSSAVVSRPDERLEVLFDELAELTGQRNAIDGRIVEIAADIDRNELCGVTGARSVAALMAWKTGSSSANAHTIATVAHKLAEFPRCAQGMKEGRLSLDQVGVIAARAGEGSDEHYAELAAVATVSQLRTAVKLEPRPEPDSARQSPQASITQTSDEEFTCWRIKLPHLDAAKFDAALASHRDALLAEWKHDHDNGDRGCDQVPPLPGTVEAFMRLVETGWDAEAARRPHGQHTTVVVHLDVEQRAAALHLGPLLTDAERRYLTCDANGEVWFERNGEVIGAGRATRVVNRRLRRALEHRHPTCAVPGCGATRGLHAHHIRHWEDGGPTELANLVLVCPYHHRLHHRGVITINGTADDLIITDSSGRPLRAGSLARPPNRPLPDVSPCPGPTGERAQWWWYQPFQPQPPPTTN
- a CDS encoding quinone oxidoreductase family protein gives rise to the protein MRALRFDTFGDPSVLHIADLPEPTATAREAVIRVEAASVNPSDVKNVAGLMDWTVLPRTPGRDFAGVVVGGPPGWEGAEVWGTGGDVGFTRDGSHAELIKVPVEALARKPERLSFEEAATVGVNFVTAWAGAVETARLAKGETIAIFGVSGGVGGAVAQIAHALGARVIGVGRRKPDPETPAATVIDEFVVLDDDAAAEIRRITQGNGVQVVYDAVGGVTTQAALASLARRGRLVIISAVGSPKVEIDIRALYRNETRILGVDSGKLSVVDCAQLLRKMLPYFESGEFRPRPIVARHDLDDSTAAYNAVASHIPGRVVIKP
- a CDS encoding dioxygenase family protein, which produces MATDLTEHTITDEVLKTFDTSTDERFRQLFRSLVQHLHDFAREVRLTGDEWFTAMDFIERLGKISSPTRQEVVLLSDILGLSMLLDKINEQTGGSSTDSALLGPFFVKGRPTAPNGADIANGVAGTPMFMTGRVVDEQGRPIAGAQVDTWHSDGTGFYDVQMTEPLHGEFAMRALLTTDHNGKFWYRSITPRYYPVPTDGPCGEILRAANRSVMRPQHVHFWFHADGYQPLITQLFLKDDPYIDCDAVFSAQESLKADFVGHEPGIAPDGTTVDEPFVTLDWTFTLAAQ
- a CDS encoding carboxymuconolactone decarboxylase family protein codes for the protein MTRIALADLDQQPQPIREWAARRGNLNVFRLLANAPNVFPGWTQQMDELYASPTFSARMREVIVLRVANLQGCAYELAQHLPLGRAAGLTEHQLEALANGDLDDAGFSVDERAALDVVTELCTTHHLRDESFAAAQAVFGDAALTELLTLVGCYYGLALVLNAVDLEIDAPVREGEVE
- a CDS encoding carboxymuconolactone decarboxylase family protein gives rise to the protein MTRIPYRRPEDMNEQARELTLERGNLNVYRTMANAENVYTGWMMAGRGGLTSPVVPRRLRELVTLRTAYLMDSAYELGQHRDVALEGGVTADEITVVTTASDWETGYFEGTELAVLQLTTELVSTRAVQAPLFDQVQTALGPEATVEVLMIISRYAGLALMLNALDVDLDDTARLPPLPIDGRD